Part of the Nitrospirota bacterium genome is shown below.
ACGCCTGAAACGGCAAAACCGGCAGAAAAGACACTCAAGTTCAGTTCAATCATCATTGATCCAGGCCATGGCGGCCATGATTACGGGATATACAAGCAGGAGATCAGGGAAAAAGAGATCAGCCTGAGTATCGCAAAGGACCTTGCCAACATCCTGCTAAAAAAAGGCCTTAAGGTATTCCTTACGCGCAAGGCAGACCAGGCACTGCCACTGGGAGAGAGGATCAATTTCAGTAACAGCAAATCTCCGGACCTTTTCATCGCGATCCATGCTACGCCATCTGACAGGTTCGTCATCACAACGGCAACGGCTGATGAGAGCACTGCAGACGCCACAATAAAGCCCTATAAGCTCTCTGCCCGGCAAAACCGTCATCTTGATAAAAGCAGGGCCGCAGCCAAAGCCTTTTCCGAAGCTTTAAAAGCCGATTATAAGACTGAGCCCATCTCAAGGGAGCTCCCTCTGCCGATCCTTACCTCTGTTGATGCTGCTGCGGTCCTCATCGAATATCCGCTGACCTCACAGAAGACCTATGACCAAAAAGAACGGGAGAAGCTGATCAACGCCGTGATAAAGGGGCTGGCCAGCCGTGAATAACAAAACTGTCTGGATCACCCTGATCGTTTTCTTCTTCATCGCCGGCGCTGCAGGCAGCTACCTCTTCTTGCGCTATTTTGGACCTGCACCAAACCAGCCTCTGCCCAACGAGTCCAGGATTCAGTCGCTTGAAGGACAGGACCTCATGGTCATCAGGCTCTCCCTGCCGACAAACGGAAAACTTGAGATGACCGACAAGAAAATCCCGAGGAGGACAAAAAACATTGCCATCGCCGAAGCGGTGATCGAAGAGTTTTTCAGGACGCCTGCAAGCGGCTCACCGGTTCCTCAGGGCGTGAAAGTGTTAGGCGTGTACCGGGATTCCAGTCAGAACCTTTATGTTGATCTTTCTGATGAACTGCGAAGGAATTTCCAGGGCGATGCACTCTCGGAGTTCCTTGTTCTGAAAGGTCTGCATGACAGTCTGCTTGCCAATCTGCAGGACTTTCAGGACCTGAAGGTCCTTGTCGAGGGTAAAGAGATTGAGTCCCTTGGCGGCCACTTTTATCTGAAGTATCCATTGAAAAACACGCTCCTCGGAGATCAAAGAGCAGAAGGCAAACCTGCGCATGACTGAAAGACAGAGGCCGATCGGCATTTTCGATTCCGGGATCGGCGGCCTTACCGTGCTGAAGGAGATCTTCGATAAACTTCCTGACGAAAACACTATTTATCTCGGGGACACTGCCCGCGTTCCCTATGGAATCCGGTCTCCCGAGACGGTCACGCGCTATTCGTTTGAGAACACCCGATTCCTTTCCTCAAGAAATGTGAAGATACTGGTCATTGCCTGCAATACTGCTTCGTCTGTCAGCCTTGATGCCGTGCGCAGGAGTTTTCCGGTTCCTGTTGTCGGCGTTATCGAGCCGGGAGCCAAGGCTGCTGTAGCGGCAACCAAAATGAAGAAAATCGGCGTCATCGGCACAGAAGCTACGGTCAGAAGCGGCTCTTACACCCGCGCAATCCAGAAGATCGATCCTTCCATAGACGTGGTCAGCGTCCCCTGCCCGCTCTTTGTCCCGCTTGTGGAAGAAGGCTGGACAGACGGGCAGATAACTGAGATGGTTGCAGCGCGTTATCTTGCCGATATGCGGGGCAAGGGCATTGATACACTGGTCCTGGGATGCACGCATTATCCACTTCTGAAGCATGTGCTTTCAACGGTCATGGGAGACGGGGTAACACTGATTGATTCGGCTATCGAAACGGCCCGTGAAATCAGTGCTGTTCTTGCTGCTCAGGGGCTGACGAACATACCAGGGCAACCGGTCAGGCATGAGTTTTATGTAACAGACTCTCCTCAGAAGTTTCTCTCCGTCGGAGAGCGCTTTCTTGGCAGAACAATCGAGAACATTGAGAAGATACAACTTGAAATGGAGGTTTAGACATGAGGCCTGACAACAGAAAGAACAACCAGTTACGGAGCATAAAGA
Proteins encoded:
- a CDS encoding N-acetylmuramoyl-L-alanine amidase, with amino-acid sequence MKKGLCIALILLCVSASISAERTAEVLLRFSRQDTVMKIVLEADENIIRNAKTVVSSTVAKVDFLSPFDLKKPLDFMFETQRDARTLTITLKDVAEVRTYKLSSPARIVIEMKVKPQDTDQKQQKDAGLVSQKNQPPAQQQSAQKIADAGKSQQQPVPKTPETAKPAEKTLKFSSIIIDPGHGGHDYGIYKQEIREKEISLSIAKDLANILLKKGLKVFLTRKADQALPLGERINFSNSKSPDLFIAIHATPSDRFVITTATADESTADATIKPYKLSARQNRHLDKSRAAAKAFSEALKADYKTEPISRELPLPILTSVDAAAVLIEYPLTSQKTYDQKEREKLINAVIKGLASRE
- a CDS encoding glutamate racemase, yielding MTERQRPIGIFDSGIGGLTVLKEIFDKLPDENTIYLGDTARVPYGIRSPETVTRYSFENTRFLSSRNVKILVIACNTASSVSLDAVRRSFPVPVVGVIEPGAKAAVAATKMKKIGVIGTEATVRSGSYTRAIQKIDPSIDVVSVPCPLFVPLVEEGWTDGQITEMVAARYLADMRGKGIDTLVLGCTHYPLLKHVLSTVMGDGVTLIDSAIETAREISAVLAAQGLTNIPGQPVRHEFYVTDSPQKFLSVGERFLGRTIENIEKIQLEMEV
- a CDS encoding GerMN domain-containing protein, encoding MNNKTVWITLIVFFFIAGAAGSYLFLRYFGPAPNQPLPNESRIQSLEGQDLMVIRLSLPTNGKLEMTDKKIPRRTKNIAIAEAVIEEFFRTPASGSPVPQGVKVLGVYRDSSQNLYVDLSDELRRNFQGDALSEFLVLKGLHDSLLANLQDFQDLKVLVEGKEIESLGGHFYLKYPLKNTLLGDQRAEGKPAHD